One part of the Cystobacter ferrugineus genome encodes these proteins:
- a CDS encoding cytochrome P450: MQHATHLQPPTFDFLSLEAARNPHPMYHQLRAQQPILWSPQLNGWVLTRHADISQVLKDPRLVAGPMTGQFERLPEEVRKQLTPLRDAVNMWMGHTTNEGHLRFQALLKRYFTPRTVENFRPRIQALTDTLLDTAAARGPFDLVKELAIPLPSNVIAEMLGVPLTDEHLLQRWSRDLAGIFSNFNPEQLFQSQKSILEMMDYMREVLSKYRRSSGENILEVFLRAQDEGLVSEEEILANCALLLFAGHETTARLISRGLALLFDHPEQLALLRQQPSLIPQAVEEMLRYGDVAGMTNRLTVAPVELGGHTMQPYQMVYVMLAAANRDPALFPEPDRFDITRKPGKHVAFGYGSFYCLGAALARLEAQVFFETLLRRFPNVRPAKDASPVWQQEGLLNMHLVTLPVEL; the protein is encoded by the coding sequence ATGCAACACGCCACCCATCTCCAGCCCCCCACGTTCGACTTCCTCAGCCTCGAGGCCGCCCGGAACCCTCACCCGATGTACCACCAGCTCCGGGCCCAGCAGCCGATCCTCTGGAGCCCCCAGCTCAACGGCTGGGTGCTCACCCGCCACGCCGACATCTCCCAGGTGCTGAAGGATCCCCGCCTGGTGGCCGGGCCGATGACGGGGCAGTTCGAGCGTCTTCCCGAGGAGGTCCGCAAGCAGCTCACGCCCCTGCGCGACGCCGTCAACATGTGGATGGGGCACACCACCAACGAGGGCCACCTGCGCTTCCAGGCGCTGCTCAAGCGCTACTTCACCCCGCGCACCGTGGAGAACTTCCGGCCCCGCATCCAGGCCCTCACCGACACGTTGCTCGACACCGCCGCGGCCCGCGGCCCCTTCGACCTGGTGAAGGAGCTGGCCATCCCCCTGCCCTCGAACGTCATCGCCGAGATGCTCGGCGTGCCGCTCACCGACGAGCACCTGCTCCAGCGCTGGTCTCGCGACCTGGCGGGAATCTTCAGCAACTTCAATCCCGAGCAGCTCTTCCAGAGCCAGAAGAGCATCCTGGAGATGATGGATTACATGCGCGAGGTGCTCTCCAAGTACCGCCGCTCCTCGGGCGAGAACATCCTCGAGGTCTTCCTGCGCGCCCAGGACGAGGGACTCGTCTCCGAGGAGGAGATCCTCGCCAACTGCGCGCTGCTCCTGTTCGCCGGCCATGAGACCACCGCGCGGCTCATCAGCCGGGGCCTGGCACTTCTCTTCGACCACCCGGAGCAGCTCGCACTGCTGCGCCAGCAGCCCTCGCTCATTCCCCAGGCGGTGGAGGAGATGCTGCGCTACGGCGACGTGGCGGGCATGACCAACCGGCTCACCGTCGCGCCCGTGGAGCTTGGCGGCCACACGATGCAGCCGTACCAGATGGTGTACGTGATGCTCGCCGCGGCGAACCGGGATCCCGCCCTCTTCCCCGAACCGGACCGTTTCGACATCACCCGCAAGCCGGGCAAGCACGTGGCGTTCGGGTACGGCTCGTTCTACTGCCTGGGCGCGGCGCTGGCGCGGCTGGAGGCCCAGGTCTTCTTCGAGACGCTGCTGCGGCGCTTCCCCAACGTGCGGCCCGCGAAGGACGCCTCGCCCGTGTGGCAGCAGGAGGGTCTCCTCAACATGCACCTGGTCACGCTCCCGGTGGAGCTGTAA
- a CDS encoding AAA family ATPase — protein sequence MPLGSHVLQGYTVTETIREGASTVVFRARREEDGRPVILKMPSSEHPALRELDRLRSEYEMGRRVGGAAVVMPYSLERSRDRLVLILEDFGGHPLAHFLGAPMEPGRFLELATRITQALAELHRHGIAHRDIKPYNILVHPGTGEVKLADLGKASLLPREYQGMQNPQLIEGSLPYLSPEQTGRMNRAIDYRSDLYSLGVTFFEMLTGSLPFHAEDPLGWIHFHIARPPPSPSDIIPAVPEVLSQIALKLMSKMAEERYQSAFGLKSDLERCLEQWKAHGSIAPFPLGARDVSELFQIPQKLYGREEEVAALMGAFERVVSSGAPELMLVSGYSGIGKSSLVRELYGPLVKAKGLFLSGKFDQFKRDAPYATLSQAFRELVQQLLTEDEERIADWRRRLQAAVGPDGQLIVDVVPQVELIIGGQPPIQELPLLEAQHRFQRVFQKFLGVFTQREHPLALFLDDLQWADSASLRLLQHVITHPETRHLLVIGAYRNNEVSPSHPLMLTLSEIREAGAVVNELVLSPLSLEPLNLLVADTLHQEPSHTYPLTRLIQEKTQGNPFFVTQFLTMLYQEGLVELDRTAAAWRWDIARIRAKSYTDNVVELMVARLKRLPVTTQKVVMLTASIGDCIEARLLAVIRGQAEEEIHQEMWEAVRQGLMLRIGDSYRFLHDRVQHATYSLIPEDQRSAMHLRNGRLLLAQLAPAEIEERIFDVVNQLDRGVSGVVSPEEKERLAGLNLLAGRKAKASTAYRSALKYLSAGVTLLSGSCWEEQYALAYALHEELAECEFLSGGIEEAGRLLTGVIERARTRADKATAYRVLIELHVTKAENARAVDIALECLALFGIRMSPHPDWREVEAEYEQVWVNLGGRRIEELLGLPLMRDPEVQTIMRVLSTLFAPAYFTDHNLYYLHLCHMVNISLHHGTTDATSHGYAYFGLMIGSAFHRYQDGYRFGRLARDLVDAHHFLAYKAKVNLAMAVISHWCRPLREDLGYLQTAFQAGTETGDISISCYCCENFIAAELSQGVSLSEVYRETEERLDFVRKARFQDLDEAIVNIQCFIQNMRGLTQGFSTFTHERFNQEEFEIRLTENRLSMRVCLYHILKLQARFMSGDYEEALVAASRAKEFLWAVLGLIQVHDYHLYAALTLAACHDKLPPDERARCLETLATHQRQLQEWAENCPENFSNTHALVSAESARLLGRDLEAMRLYEDAIRSARDNGFIQNEGLSYELAARFYLQRGYEDFAHTYLRKARACYESWGADGKVRQLDERYPELLERPALPITATVTTRPEQLDLLSVMKASQAISGEIVLERLLETLMRVLIEQAGAQRGFLMLRRGEDLSISAEARLDRGEVVVRLFPPESSAQSPPQAVINYVKRTRERVILGDSSTPGLFGADGSGASGLPRSALCLPILRQGELVALLYLENNLARDAFSADRMATLDLLAAQAAISLENARLYSEVQEESRERERAETAASERAAALARSEQALHAERQLLHSILTNMGEGVVVADERGQFVLFNPAAEQVLGIGLTHAPLGQWSEHYGLYLHDQVTPYPSEELPLARAIRGEAVDRAELFMRHPTKPAGTWLLVSARPIKDDQGTPRGGVVVVTDVTDIKEAEETLRRSQLQLQSIIDHTPALVSIKDTQGRFLLVNRRFERLFGVKAEQLIGKSDDEVFPKELAEQFRAHDLEVLEAGRPLEWEEEVPQGDGPHTYLSVKFPLGDVAESPHALCGISTDITERKRMEVAERFLAEASRELVASLDYETTFQRIAGLAVPKLAELCIVFALHERGQRRPVAVADVLPSRAERVREFLHHHPLEANASTGPHQVLRTGQPEVFPGRPGLLGQPIPEEAQWNALRTLEEKPSICVPLWARGRCLGVLSLLSTQPNRVYGPADLALAEELGRRAAFAIDNALLYRKAQESIRVRDEFLSIASHELKTPLTSMKLRARQVELALAHQPLEPQLRCKVASMLDTFSDQLKRLVQLVEQLLDVSRINTGRLELHLEETDLSSVAREVAERLAEQLEKAGCTLERELEFPVVGEWDRLRLEQVVMNLLTNAMKYGAHRPIRMKVWSEGDKALLRVEDRGLGIPEEDQTRIFELFERAASHNYGGLGLGLFIAREIVLAHAGRIWLESEPGVGTTFFVEFPRSASGSRQRPLSKAAGDASPLKWSGTPSAPGEDGATGRSAPHAGER from the coding sequence ATGCCTCTCGGTTCGCATGTCCTCCAGGGATACACCGTCACCGAAACGATCCGGGAAGGAGCCTCGACCGTCGTCTTCCGCGCGCGGCGGGAAGAGGATGGGCGGCCGGTCATCCTCAAGATGCCCAGCTCCGAGCACCCAGCCCTCCGAGAACTCGATCGGCTGAGAAGCGAGTATGAGATGGGGAGGAGGGTAGGGGGCGCGGCAGTGGTGATGCCTTATTCCCTGGAGCGCAGCCGGGACCGGCTGGTGCTGATCTTGGAAGACTTTGGCGGGCATCCCCTCGCGCACTTCCTCGGCGCCCCCATGGAACCCGGGCGCTTCCTCGAACTCGCCACCCGAATCACCCAGGCCCTCGCCGAACTCCACCGGCACGGTATCGCTCACAGGGACATCAAGCCCTACAACATCCTCGTCCACCCCGGCACGGGTGAGGTGAAGCTCGCGGACCTCGGAAAAGCCTCACTTCTTCCCCGGGAATACCAGGGAATGCAGAACCCTCAGCTCATCGAAGGCTCTCTCCCCTACCTGTCTCCCGAGCAGACGGGACGGATGAACCGGGCCATCGACTACCGCAGTGACCTGTACTCGCTCGGTGTCACCTTCTTCGAGATGCTCACCGGCTCCCTGCCGTTCCACGCCGAAGATCCCCTGGGCTGGATCCATTTCCACATCGCCCGGCCTCCGCCGAGCCCCTCCGACATCATCCCCGCGGTTCCCGAGGTGCTCTCCCAGATCGCCCTCAAGCTGATGTCCAAGATGGCCGAGGAGCGCTACCAGAGCGCGTTCGGCCTGAAGTCCGACCTGGAGAGGTGTCTCGAGCAGTGGAAGGCGCACGGTTCCATCGCGCCTTTTCCACTCGGTGCCCGTGATGTCTCGGAACTCTTCCAGATTCCGCAGAAGCTCTACGGCCGCGAGGAGGAGGTCGCCGCGCTGATGGGCGCCTTCGAGCGGGTCGTCTCCAGCGGAGCCCCCGAGCTCATGCTCGTCTCGGGATACTCCGGCATCGGAAAGTCCTCGCTGGTCCGCGAGCTGTACGGGCCCCTCGTGAAGGCCAAGGGGCTCTTCCTCTCGGGCAAGTTCGACCAGTTCAAACGTGACGCCCCCTACGCCACGCTCTCCCAGGCCTTCCGCGAACTCGTGCAGCAACTCCTCACCGAGGATGAAGAGCGGATCGCGGACTGGAGACGGCGGCTCCAGGCGGCCGTGGGGCCCGATGGGCAGCTCATCGTCGACGTCGTTCCCCAGGTAGAGCTCATCATCGGCGGACAGCCACCCATCCAGGAGCTGCCGCTGCTCGAGGCTCAGCACCGCTTCCAACGGGTCTTCCAGAAGTTCCTGGGGGTGTTCACCCAGCGGGAGCACCCGTTGGCCTTGTTCCTCGATGACCTCCAGTGGGCCGATTCCGCCAGCCTCCGGCTGCTCCAACACGTCATCACCCACCCGGAGACCCGGCACCTCCTGGTGATTGGCGCCTACCGGAACAACGAGGTCAGTCCCTCCCACCCCCTGATGCTGACCTTGAGCGAAATCCGCGAGGCGGGGGCGGTCGTGAACGAGCTCGTCCTCTCGCCGCTCTCCCTCGAGCCCCTCAATCTGCTCGTCGCCGACACCCTGCATCAGGAGCCATCCCATACCTATCCGCTGACCCGGCTCATCCAGGAGAAGACACAGGGAAACCCCTTCTTCGTCACCCAATTCCTGACGATGCTCTATCAGGAGGGTCTGGTGGAGCTGGATCGGACGGCGGCGGCGTGGCGGTGGGACATCGCCCGGATCCGTGCCAAGAGCTATACGGACAACGTCGTCGAGCTGATGGTGGCGAGGCTGAAGCGCCTCCCGGTGACAACCCAGAAGGTGGTGATGCTCACCGCCAGTATCGGCGACTGCATCGAGGCGCGGCTGCTCGCGGTGATTCGCGGTCAAGCGGAGGAGGAGATCCACCAGGAGATGTGGGAAGCCGTCCGGCAAGGGTTGATGCTGCGCATCGGGGATTCCTATCGATTCCTTCACGACCGGGTCCAGCATGCGACCTACTCGCTCATCCCCGAGGACCAACGAAGCGCGATGCACCTGCGAAACGGCCGCCTCCTGCTGGCCCAGCTCGCACCCGCGGAAATCGAAGAGAGGATCTTCGACGTGGTGAACCAGCTCGACCGCGGTGTCTCCGGCGTCGTCTCGCCCGAGGAGAAGGAGCGCCTCGCGGGGCTCAACCTCCTGGCCGGAAGGAAGGCCAAGGCTTCCACCGCCTACCGCTCCGCCCTCAAATATCTGTCCGCCGGCGTGACGCTGCTCTCCGGGAGTTGCTGGGAAGAGCAGTACGCGCTGGCGTATGCGTTGCATGAGGAGTTGGCGGAGTGTGAGTTCTTGAGCGGCGGCATCGAAGAGGCGGGGCGGCTGCTCACCGGGGTCATCGAACGGGCCAGGACGCGGGCCGACAAGGCCACGGCCTATCGCGTCTTGATCGAGCTCCATGTCACGAAAGCGGAGAACGCGAGGGCCGTCGACATTGCCCTGGAATGCCTCGCGCTCTTCGGCATCCGCATGTCTCCCCACCCCGACTGGCGCGAGGTCGAGGCGGAATACGAGCAGGTCTGGGTGAACCTGGGCGGCCGTCGCATCGAGGAGCTCCTCGGTCTGCCCCTCATGAGGGACCCCGAGGTACAGACCATCATGAGGGTGCTGTCGACCTTGTTCGCCCCGGCCTACTTCACGGACCACAACCTGTACTACCTCCACCTTTGCCACATGGTGAATATCAGCCTTCACCATGGCACCACCGACGCCACGTCCCACGGCTATGCCTATTTCGGCCTCATGATTGGCTCCGCCTTCCATCGCTATCAGGACGGCTACCGCTTCGGGAGGCTGGCCCGCGACCTCGTCGACGCACACCACTTCCTCGCATACAAAGCCAAGGTCAATCTCGCCATGGCGGTCATCTCCCACTGGTGCCGTCCGCTCCGAGAGGATCTCGGTTATCTCCAGACCGCGTTTCAGGCAGGCACCGAGACGGGTGACATCTCCATTTCCTGTTATTGCTGCGAGAATTTCATCGCGGCGGAACTCTCCCAGGGCGTCTCACTGAGCGAGGTCTACCGCGAGACAGAGGAGCGGCTGGACTTCGTGCGCAAGGCCAGGTTCCAGGATCTCGACGAAGCCATCGTCAACATCCAATGCTTCATCCAGAACATGCGAGGACTCACCCAGGGCTTCTCGACCTTCACGCATGAGCGCTTCAACCAGGAGGAATTCGAGATCCGGCTGACAGAGAACCGGCTGAGCATGAGGGTCTGCCTGTACCACATCCTCAAGCTCCAGGCCCGCTTCATGTCAGGCGATTACGAGGAGGCGCTCGTGGCGGCGTCCCGGGCGAAGGAGTTCCTGTGGGCGGTTCTCGGACTCATCCAGGTTCACGACTACCACCTCTACGCCGCGCTCACCCTGGCCGCCTGCCATGACAAGCTTCCACCCGATGAGCGTGCGCGCTGTCTGGAGACGCTCGCCACCCATCAGCGGCAACTCCAGGAGTGGGCGGAGAACTGTCCGGAGAACTTCTCCAACACCCATGCGCTGGTGTCGGCGGAGAGCGCTCGCCTCCTGGGTCGGGACCTGGAGGCCATGCGCCTGTACGAGGATGCAATCCGCTCGGCACGGGACAATGGCTTCATCCAGAACGAGGGCCTCTCCTACGAGCTGGCCGCCCGGTTCTATCTCCAGCGGGGATATGAGGACTTCGCCCACACCTATCTGCGCAAGGCCCGGGCTTGCTACGAGAGCTGGGGGGCCGACGGGAAGGTCCGGCAACTCGATGAGCGCTACCCGGAGCTGCTGGAGCGGCCAGCGCTCCCCATCACCGCCACGGTCACGACGCGCCCGGAGCAACTGGACCTGCTCTCGGTGATGAAGGCCTCGCAGGCCATCTCCGGTGAAATCGTGCTGGAGCGGCTCCTGGAGACCCTGATGCGCGTCCTCATCGAGCAGGCGGGTGCCCAGCGGGGCTTCCTGATGCTGCGCCGGGGAGAGGACCTGTCCATCAGCGCCGAGGCACGGCTCGACAGGGGGGAGGTCGTGGTCCGGCTCTTCCCTCCGGAGTCCTCGGCCCAGTCTCCGCCCCAAGCCGTCATCAACTACGTGAAGCGGACCCGGGAGCGGGTCATCCTGGGGGACTCGTCCACTCCGGGGCTGTTCGGCGCGGACGGCTCCGGCGCTTCGGGTTTGCCTCGCTCCGCGCTGTGCCTGCCCATCTTGCGGCAGGGAGAGCTGGTGGCGCTCCTGTACCTGGAGAACAACCTGGCGAGGGATGCCTTCTCCGCGGACCGGATGGCGACGCTCGATCTGCTGGCCGCCCAGGCAGCCATCTCCCTCGAGAATGCCAGGCTCTATTCCGAAGTGCAGGAGGAGAGCAGGGAGCGCGAGCGGGCGGAGACGGCCGCCTCGGAGCGGGCGGCGGCGTTGGCCCGCTCGGAGCAGGCGCTCCACGCCGAGAGGCAACTCCTCCACTCCATCCTCACGAACATGGGAGAAGGCGTGGTGGTCGCGGACGAGCGCGGACAGTTCGTGCTCTTCAACCCGGCGGCGGAACAGGTCCTGGGAATCGGTCTGACCCACGCGCCCCTCGGGCAATGGTCGGAGCACTACGGCCTCTACCTGCACGACCAGGTCACTCCCTATCCCTCCGAGGAGCTGCCGCTCGCCCGGGCCATCCGGGGCGAAGCCGTGGACAGGGCGGAGCTCTTCATGCGCCACCCCACGAAGCCCGCGGGCACGTGGCTGCTCGTGTCCGCCCGCCCGATCAAGGACGACCAGGGCACCCCGCGAGGAGGGGTCGTCGTCGTCACCGACGTGACCGACATCAAGGAGGCGGAGGAGACGCTGCGCAGAAGCCAGCTCCAGCTCCAGTCGATCATCGACCACACGCCCGCGCTCGTCTCCATCAAGGATACCCAGGGGCGCTTCCTCCTGGTCAACCGGCGCTTCGAGCGCCTCTTCGGGGTCAAGGCGGAACAGCTCATCGGCAAGAGCGACGACGAGGTCTTCCCGAAGGAGCTGGCGGAGCAGTTCCGCGCCCATGATCTCGAAGTGCTCGAAGCGGGCAGGCCGTTGGAATGGGAGGAGGAGGTGCCCCAGGGCGACGGCCCGCATACGTACCTCTCCGTCAAGTTTCCCCTCGGAGACGTGGCCGAGTCCCCCCACGCGCTCTGCGGCATCTCCACGGACATCACCGAGCGAAAGCGGATGGAAGTGGCGGAGCGTTTCCTGGCCGAGGCCAGCCGGGAGTTGGTGGCCTCGCTCGACTACGAAACCACCTTCCAGCGCATCGCCGGGCTCGCGGTGCCCAAGCTGGCGGAGCTGTGCATCGTCTTCGCGCTCCATGAGCGCGGGCAACGCCGGCCGGTGGCGGTGGCCGATGTCCTCCCCTCTCGAGCCGAGCGCGTGCGCGAGTTCCTCCATCACCATCCTCTGGAGGCCAACGCCTCGACCGGCCCTCACCAGGTGCTCCGCACCGGCCAGCCGGAGGTCTTCCCGGGACGGCCCGGGCTCCTGGGGCAGCCCATTCCGGAGGAAGCGCAGTGGAACGCGCTGAGGACACTGGAGGAGAAACCCTCCATCTGCGTGCCGCTCTGGGCGAGGGGGCGCTGCCTCGGCGTGCTGTCGCTGCTCTCCACGCAGCCAAACCGGGTCTATGGCCCGGCCGACCTGGCCCTGGCGGAGGAGCTGGGACGCCGCGCGGCCTTCGCCATCGACAATGCGCTGCTCTACCGCAAAGCCCAGGAGTCCATTCGCGTGAGGGACGAATTCCTGTCGATCGCCTCGCACGAGCTCAAGACCCCCCTCACCTCCATGAAGCTGCGCGCCCGGCAGGTGGAGCTTGCCCTCGCCCATCAACCCCTGGAGCCACAGCTCCGCTGCAAGGTGGCGAGCATGCTCGACACCTTCAGTGACCAGCTCAAGCGGTTGGTGCAACTGGTCGAACAGCTCCTCGACGTCTCCCGTATCAACACGGGGCGGCTCGAGCTGCACCTGGAGGAGACAGATCTCTCCTCTGTCGCGAGAGAGGTCGCGGAGCGCCTCGCCGAACAGCTCGAGAAGGCCGGTTGCACGCTCGAGCGGGAGCTCGAGTTCCCGGTGGTTGGAGAGTGGGACAGGCTTCGCCTCGAGCAGGTCGTGATGAACCTGCTGACCAATGCGATGAAGTACGGAGCGCATCGCCCCATCCGGATGAAGGTGTGGAGCGAGGGAGACAAGGCGCTGCTGCGGGTCGAGGATCGCGGGCTCGGGATTCCCGAGGAGGACCAGACGAGGATCTTCGAGCTTTTCGAACGCGCGGCCTCGCACAATTACGGCGGGCTCGGCCTCGGGCTCTTCATCGCGCGGGAGATCGTCCTGGCGCACGCCGGGCGAATCTGGCTGGAAAGCGAGCCTGGGGTGGGGACGACCTTCTTCGTCGAGTTCCCTCGGAGCGCCAGCGGGAGCCGGCAAAGGCCGTTGTCGAAGGCGGCCGGGGATGCGTCCCCGCTGAAGTGGTCCGGGACTCCTTCAGCCCCGGGCGAGGACGGCGCTACCGGTAGAAGTGCTCCGCACGCAGGCGAGCGTTGA